In Zingiber officinale cultivar Zhangliang chromosome 6A, Zo_v1.1, whole genome shotgun sequence, a single genomic region encodes these proteins:
- the LOC121994621 gene encoding 40S ribosomal protein S15-like has product MKLPKVSDSITNLTQNCCSYQYLISQYKRDAPPGEKPEPVRTHLRNMIIVPEMIGSIISVYNGKTFNQVEIKPEMIGHYLAEFSISYKPVKHGRPGIGATHSSRFIPLK; this is encoded by the exons ATGAAGTTGCCAAAAG TATCTGATTCTATAACCAATTTAACACAAAATTGCTGTTCATATCAATATCTGATTTCTCAGTAT AAGCGAGATGCACCTCCTGGTGAAAAGCCAGAGCCTGTGAGGACGCATCTTAGGAACATGATCATAGTCCCAGAGATGATCGGCAGCATCATTAGCGTATACAATGGAAAAACCTTCAATCAGGTTGAAATCAAG CCTGAGATGATTGGTCATTACTTGGCTGAATTCTCAATATCATACAAGCCCGTGAAGCATGGAAGGCCTGGTATTGGTGCTACTCACTCCTCCAGGTTCATCCCTCTCAAGTAA